From the genome of Acidobacteriota bacterium:
ATCGTGGAGAGAAGATCGGGATTATTGCCTATGGCAGCAGTGATTTCGCGGTTCGCGAAAGCCGCGACCAGCTGAGGCAGGAGTACCAGGTTGGCACCGATTATCTGCGGATAAGGGCATTCCCGTTCAGTCGCGAGCTGCATGACTTCGTGGCGAAGCACGAACGGGTGTACGTCGTAGAGCAGAATCGCGATGCGCAAATGCTGAGCTTGCTGAAGCTCGACCTGAATCCAACACAGACTTCGAAGCTGCGCAGCGTGCGTCACTTCAATGGATTACCCATCGACGCGCGGTCGGTTACCGACGAAATCATCTCCCAGGAAGGGAAGTAGTTCATGGCGATCACCCCAACATCCACTCCGGCCCCGAAGACGAACCGGCTCGGGCTACAGGTTATCGAGTACCGCGGCGGCAAGACTACGCTTTGTGCCGGCTGCGGACACAACGCGATCTCCGAGCGCGTGATCGACGCTATGTATGAGATGGGCGTGCAGCCGGAGCGCGTGCTCAAACTCTCGGGCATCGGCTGCTCGTCCAAGACCCCAGCGTACTTCATCGGCCGCGCGCACAGCTTTAACTCGCTGCATGGCCGCATGCCTTCGGTTGCCACCGGCGCCGTGCTCGCCAATCGCGGCATGCTGTCAATCGGGGTGAGTGGCGACGGCGATACTGCCTCGATCGGCATGGGACAGTTCATTCATCTGATGCGGCGCAATCTGCCCATCATTTACATCATCGAAGACAACGGCGTGTATGGATTGACCAAGGGCCAATTCTCCGCGACTGCCGACCTCGGGTCGAAGCAGAAGTCGGGAGTGATTAACGATCTGCCGGCGATTGATACCTGCACGCTGGCAATCCAAATGGGCGCGACATTTGTGGCGCGTTCATTCTCCGGAGACAAGAAGCAGTTGCTCACGATGCTGAAGGCTGCCATCGCGCATCGGGGCACAGCGATGCTCGACGTGATCTCCCCCTGCGTCACGTTCAATGACCATGAGGGATCGACGAAGTCTTACAAGTACGTGCAAGAGCATGAGGAGGCGATCGCCGAGGCTGGATTCGTGCCGCACTTCGAGAACATCTCCGTCGATTACGATCCGGGTTCTACGTTTGACGTGAGAATGCACGACGGTTCCCATTTGCGTTTGCGCAAGTTGCATGAAGATTACGATCCTACGAACAAGACAAACGCGGTGAAGAACCTGATGGAGTCGCACGAGAAAGG
Proteins encoded in this window:
- a CDS encoding 2-oxoglutarate ferredoxin oxidoreductase subunit beta gives rise to the protein MAITPTSTPAPKTNRLGLQVIEYRGGKTTLCAGCGHNAISERVIDAMYEMGVQPERVLKLSGIGCSSKTPAYFIGRAHSFNSLHGRMPSVATGAVLANRGMLSIGVSGDGDTASIGMGQFIHLMRRNLPIIYIIEDNGVYGLTKGQFSATADLGSKQKSGVINDLPAIDTCTLAIQMGATFVARSFSGDKKQLLTMLKAAIAHRGTAMLDVISPCVTFNDHEGSTKSYKYVQEHEEAIAEAGFVPHFENISVDYDPGSTFDVRMHDGSHLRLRKLHEDYDPTNKTNAVKNLMESHEKGEVLTGIFYIDTQKPNFVDLLHVTETPLAHLPQEAVRPPKRVLDEVMESLR